The nucleotide sequence CAGAAGCTGGACGAATGGCGGGCCGCCCTCGAAGCCGCGGGTGAGCGGGGCGATGCGCTGGGCCGGCCGGCCATGGCCGGGCTGCGCTCGACGCCGTTGTCCACGGTCTGACCGGCCGTCGGGCGGTCACGAACCGCCGAGCAGTGCCCCGATCAGCGCGTAGTAGATACCGGCCAGCTGATCCACATGGGCTGCCTCGATGTGTTCGTCGATCTGATGGATCGAGGCGTTCAGCGGCCCGAGTTCGATGACTTCGGCGCCGGTCGGCGCGATGAAGCGGCCGTCCGAAGTGCCGCCAGCGGTCGAAAGCGTCACGTCGTGGCCGCAGCACTGGCGAATGGCACGGCGCGCGGCATCGATCAGGGGGCCGCTCTTGGTGATGAAGGGCTCGCCGGAAAGGCGCCATTCGATGGCGTGGGGATCGACGCCGTGGCGGCCGCAGTAATCGCATACGACGGCATCAATCGACGCGGCGCTCTGCAACGGCGAGAAGCGCCAGTTGAACACCGCGTCGGCGTCGCCGGGAATCATGTTCTCGGCCCCGGTACCGGCGCGCAGATTGGAGACCTGGAAAGACGTCGGCGGGAAGAAGGCATCGCCGTCGTCCCAGCGATGCGCGGTGAGGTCGTGCAACAGGCCGATCAGACGGTGCAGGGCGTTGTCGGCGCGCTGCGGATAGGCGACGTGGCCCTGCCGTCCGCGCACGCGAATGCGGGCGTTGAGACTGCCGCGACGCCCGTTCTTGATGGTGTCGGCCAGCTCGTGGCTGCTGGAAGGTTCGCCCAGCAGACAGAAATCGATGCGCTCGCCGCGTTCTTCCAGCCAGCGCATCACGGCCCGGGTGCCGTCGATGGCCGGGCCTTCTTCGTCGCTGGTCAACAGGAACGCGAGACGGCCAGGGTGACCAGGCTGTTCGGCGCGAAACCTCTCGGCCGCGCACACCATGGCGGCGACGCTGGATTTCATGTCGGCCGCCCCGCGACCGTAGAGCCTGCCGTTAACGATCTCGGCGGCGAACGGATCGTGCGACCACTGTTCGGCCGGCCCGGCGGGCACCACATCGGTGTGCCCGGCCAGGCAGAGCAGGGGGCCGGATTCGCCGGCCACGGCCCACAGGTTGTCGACCGGGCCGAACCGTAAGCGCTGGATCGCAAAGCCGGCGGCTTCCAGTCGGTCGGCGAGCAGATCCTGACACCCGGCGTCCTCGGGCGTGACCGAGGGGCGGCGGATCAATTCACGGGCGAGATCGAGCGCGGGCGTTTCCGGCATCAACGGCTGCCGCCGGCGAGCGCGGTTTCGTAGCGCGCCCGGGAGAATCCGGCCAGTGTTTCGCGCGGCGTTTCCAGGATCGGCCGCTTGATCAGCGTGGGATGGGCGAGCAGTACCGGGATCGGATCGGTCTCGGCCGCCGCACGCTGGTCGGCGTCGAAATCGCGCCAGGTCTTGCTGCGCTTGTTGAGCAGCGCCGCGTCGCCCAGCGCTTCGCGCCAGGCTTCCAGGCGTTCGCGGCTGACGCCATCTTCACGCACGTCGATCCAGGAATAATCGATACCGGCGTCATCCAGCCACTTGCGGGCGCGGCGACAGGTGTCGCAGGTCTTGATGCCAAACAACTGCGCCATTATTGGACGTTGCGCAGCAGTTCGTTCACGCCGACCTTGGCGCGGGTCGATGCATCGACTTTCTTGACGATGATCGCGGCGTTGATGGAATAGCGCCCGTTGTCGCGCGGCAGGCTGCCGGCGACGACCACCGAGCCGGCTGGTACTTCGCCGTGGATGATTTGGTCGGCTTCGCGGTCGTAGATCGGGGTCGAGGCGCCGATGAACACGCCCATCGAAATCACCGAACCGCGGCCAATGCGCACGCCTTCAACGATCTCCGAGCGCGCGCCGATGAAGCAGCCGTCCTCGATGATGGTCGGCGCGGCCTGCAGCGGTTCCAGCACGCCGCCCAGGCCTGCGCCGCCGGACAGATGCACGCCTTCGCCGACCTGGGCGCAGGAGCCGACCGTGGCCCAGGTATCGATCATCGTGCCGGCGCCGACATAGGCGCCGATATTCACATAGCTCGGCATGACCACCGCGTTGGGTGCGATATGCGCGCCGCGGCGCACCATGGCCGGTGGCACGATGCGCGCGCCCTGTTTCCTGAAGGCCGCCTCGTCGTAGTCGGCGTACTTGCCCGGTACCTTGTCGAAATACTGGGTGTGTCCGCCGTCGATCGGCGCGTTGTCGCGCAGGCGGAACGAAACCAGCACGGCCTTCTTGAGCCATTCATTGACCTTCCAGCCATCGGCCGTGGGTTCGGCGACACGGGCCGAGCCGTCATCGAGCATGGCCAGTGCGGCTTCGACCGCCTCGACGATGGTCGGGTCGGCCGAAGAAGGCGACAGTTGGTCGCGGTGGTCGAAGGCGTCCTCGATGATCTGCTGTATTTCGGCCATGGTCTTTTCGCTCAAGGGTGCATTTCAAGCGCGCGAGTTTAACGTGGAATCACCGTCTGACGCAGCGTCGCCATGTCGCAAGA is from Salinisphaera sp. LB1 and encodes:
- the dapE gene encoding succinyl-diaminopimelate desuccinylase, giving the protein MPETPALDLARELIRRPSVTPEDAGCQDLLADRLEAAGFAIQRLRFGPVDNLWAVAGESGPLLCLAGHTDVVPAGPAEQWSHDPFAAEIVNGRLYGRGAADMKSSVAAMVCAAERFRAEQPGHPGRLAFLLTSDEEGPAIDGTRAVMRWLEERGERIDFCLLGEPSSSHELADTIKNGRRGSLNARIRVRGRQGHVAYPQRADNALHRLIGLLHDLTAHRWDDGDAFFPPTSFQVSNLRAGTGAENMIPGDADAVFNWRFSPLQSAASIDAVVCDYCGRHGVDPHAIEWRLSGEPFITKSGPLIDAARRAIRQCCGHDVTLSTAGGTSDGRFIAPTGAEVIELGPLNASIHQIDEHIEAAHVDQLAGIYYALIGALLGGS
- a CDS encoding Spx/MgsR family RNA polymerase-binding regulatory protein, encoding MAQLFGIKTCDTCRRARKWLDDAGIDYSWIDVREDGVSRERLEAWREALGDAALLNKRSKTWRDFDADQRAAAETDPIPVLLAHPTLIKRPILETPRETLAGFSRARYETALAGGSR
- the dapD gene encoding 2,3,4,5-tetrahydropyridine-2,6-dicarboxylate N-succinyltransferase, whose translation is MAEIQQIIEDAFDHRDQLSPSSADPTIVEAVEAALAMLDDGSARVAEPTADGWKVNEWLKKAVLVSFRLRDNAPIDGGHTQYFDKVPGKYADYDEAAFRKQGARIVPPAMVRRGAHIAPNAVVMPSYVNIGAYVGAGTMIDTWATVGSCAQVGEGVHLSGGAGLGGVLEPLQAAPTIIEDGCFIGARSEIVEGVRIGRGSVISMGVFIGASTPIYDREADQIIHGEVPAGSVVVAGSLPRDNGRYSINAAIIVKKVDASTRAKVGVNELLRNVQ